In Devosia chinhatensis, the following are encoded in one genomic region:
- a CDS encoding bi-domain-containing oxidoreductase yields the protein MRQLLQGIGNGETVIENVPAPVVLPGTLLIETKRTLVSAGTERMLVEFGKSSMLEKARKNPDRVKQVLAKAKTDGLLTTVEAVRSKLSEQIPLGYCNAGVVLAVGEGVSGFAVGDRVVSNGSHAELVRVPVNLCARIPDNVSNDAAAFTVLASIGLQGVRLINPTLGETVVVIGLGLIGLLTVQLLRANGCQVIGIDPNPARCTLANTFGARTIVVSDGVDPVDHVVALTGGNGADAVIIAASTSSNKPIEQAAEMSRQRGRIVLVGVVGLSISRDMFYRKELSFQVSCSYGPGRYDPAYEQDGHDYPIGMVRWTEQRNFEAILQLLANGGLSPEALITHRYALEDAAAAYALISNSTTALGVLLEFEDSPAATTAKTARTITLAQPDKPATPRVPGSPVAGFIGFGNYASRVLAPAFKAAGIALNTVVSTGGPLATTGGRNLGFQRVSTDAEQVFSDPGMNVVAVATRHSNHAASIAKGLNAGKAVFVEKPLALTVEQLEQVDAAYRAAANPMLMVGFNRRFSSHVRSVKAWLDNRSEPASLILLMNAGAIPVDHWTQDIVIGGGRIIGEACHLIDLARFLTGSKIVEVRAAAMGGDGAKMVTSDKAHITLRFEDGSTAVVHYLANGSPSYPKERVEVFCGGAIAVIDNYVATKSYGAASLKSVRHWRQDKGQVACATAFAQSVSTGGASPIPYSELVEVARACIDAQDQIAAAS from the coding sequence ATGAGGCAACTTCTTCAGGGCATCGGAAACGGTGAAACTGTCATCGAGAATGTACCTGCGCCAGTTGTCTTGCCGGGGACTTTGCTTATCGAGACCAAACGCACTTTGGTCAGCGCTGGTACGGAACGTATGCTCGTCGAGTTCGGCAAGTCTTCCATGCTGGAGAAAGCGCGCAAGAACCCTGATCGCGTCAAACAGGTCTTGGCCAAAGCCAAGACTGACGGATTGTTGACCACCGTCGAGGCGGTGCGGTCGAAGCTGAGCGAACAGATCCCCTTGGGCTATTGCAATGCCGGCGTGGTACTCGCGGTCGGCGAGGGTGTTTCTGGATTTGCTGTTGGCGATCGAGTGGTTTCGAACGGCAGTCATGCTGAGCTGGTTCGCGTGCCGGTCAACCTTTGCGCACGTATTCCAGATAATGTTTCAAACGATGCTGCCGCATTCACGGTGCTCGCCTCCATCGGCCTGCAGGGCGTGCGCTTGATCAATCCCACACTGGGCGAGACGGTGGTGGTCATTGGTTTGGGCCTGATCGGGCTATTGACCGTACAGCTGTTGCGCGCCAACGGCTGCCAAGTCATCGGCATCGATCCGAATCCGGCCCGTTGCACGCTGGCTAACACATTTGGGGCGCGGACCATCGTCGTTTCGGATGGCGTTGATCCGGTTGATCATGTGGTGGCCCTGACGGGAGGCAACGGCGCCGACGCTGTGATCATCGCTGCGTCGACCTCATCCAACAAGCCCATCGAGCAGGCAGCGGAAATGAGTCGGCAGCGCGGCCGTATCGTGCTGGTCGGCGTCGTGGGCCTGTCGATTTCCCGCGACATGTTTTACCGCAAGGAACTGAGCTTTCAGGTATCCTGCTCTTATGGCCCGGGGCGCTACGACCCAGCCTATGAGCAGGACGGACACGACTATCCAATCGGTATGGTGCGTTGGACCGAGCAGCGTAATTTTGAAGCGATCCTACAATTGCTCGCAAATGGCGGGCTCAGTCCAGAAGCGCTGATTACCCATCGCTATGCCCTCGAAGATGCGGCAGCGGCCTACGCTCTGATAAGCAACAGCACGACCGCGCTCGGAGTTCTCCTCGAGTTTGAAGACAGCCCGGCGGCGACGACAGCAAAAACGGCGCGCACAATTACGCTTGCGCAGCCGGACAAGCCTGCAACGCCGCGGGTTCCCGGATCGCCGGTAGCCGGCTTCATCGGCTTCGGCAATTATGCATCCCGTGTGCTCGCGCCAGCGTTCAAAGCCGCAGGAATTGCGTTGAATACTGTAGTCTCGACGGGCGGACCGCTGGCTACGACCGGCGGCAGGAATTTGGGTTTCCAGCGCGTTTCGACGGACGCGGAGCAGGTTTTCTCCGATCCGGGTATGAACGTTGTTGCCGTGGCTACCCGTCATTCAAATCACGCAGCAAGTATTGCCAAGGGGTTGAACGCCGGCAAGGCCGTCTTTGTTGAAAAGCCCCTTGCTCTCACCGTCGAACAGCTTGAGCAGGTCGACGCTGCCTATCGGGCTGCTGCTAATCCAATGCTGATGGTAGGCTTTAATCGCCGCTTTTCCTCACATGTCAGGTCGGTGAAGGCGTGGCTGGACAATCGGAGCGAACCTGCATCTCTGATCCTGTTGATGAATGCCGGAGCAATTCCTGTCGATCACTGGACTCAGGATATTGTGATCGGTGGCGGTCGCATCATTGGCGAGGCATGCCACCTGATCGATCTTGCTCGTTTCCTTACCGGGTCCAAGATTGTCGAAGTGCGCGCCGCTGCAATGGGCGGCGATGGCGCCAAGATGGTGACCTCCGATAAGGCACATATCACCCTGCGTTTCGAGGATGGCTCAACGGCTGTTGTGCACTATCTCGCAAACGGTTCGCCCAGCTATCCCAAAGAACGCGTCGAGGTCTTCTGCGGCGGCGCTATCGCGGTCATAGACAATTACGTCGCCACCAAAAGCTACGGTGCAGCAAGTCTCAAGAGCGTTCGTCACTGGCGACAGGACAAAGGTCAGGTTGCCTGCGCAACCGCCTTTGCACAGTCGGTTTCCACGGGGGGCGCGAGCCCTATCCCATATTCCGAATTGGTTGAGGTCGCGCGGGCCTGCATTGATGCGCAGGATCAAATAGCTGCGGCCTCCTAG
- a CDS encoding heparinase II/III family protein codes for MRAEPPGQAQGQSAGKGNMNRIRQVRRLWETVRHLKPIQIYGRIGYRLRRPRAANAVAVRRRDASGHWAETFAGPPSLVGPTEFLLLNEVRQLDPGGWDDASVPRLWRYNLHYFSDLTAIDNALRADWHQSLLRRWVAENAPGVGTGWEPYPTSLRIVNWIKWALTGHALDADVEASLAIQLDWLTRRLEHHLLGNHLFSNAKALVYGGLYFEGPDADRWLRIGLGILRRELAEQVLPDGGHFERSPMYHALAIEDVLDLINIDQAFADRAGLAAQLRPTAQRMLRWLQSMSHPDGEIGFFNDAAFGIAPSLDALSAYATRLGLTLPRAEAAPLVHLRDSGYLRVSFGDCVALIDVAPVGPDYQPGHAHADTLSFELSVAGRRVFVNSGTSEYGLSPERLRQRGTAAHNTLIVGALNSSDVWSGFRVGRRAHPTGMTLHQEADLVRVACSHDGYQPTLGLIHTRTWTFTPGRLVIQDQLSRSGPTSEARFHLHPDIAAIAPELLPLASGKTMHVSTTGADAMTLAASTWHPRFGQSIPSKVLAVQISGGTATTTFAW; via the coding sequence GTGCGTGCAGAGCCGCCCGGGCAAGCCCAAGGCCAGTCCGCAGGTAAGGGCAACATGAACCGAATCCGCCAAGTGCGGCGACTCTGGGAAACCGTTCGCCATCTCAAGCCAATCCAAATCTATGGGCGTATCGGCTACCGGCTGCGGCGCCCTCGGGCTGCCAACGCAGTGGCAGTCCGGCGCCGCGACGCTTCTGGCCACTGGGCTGAGACGTTTGCCGGCCCGCCCAGCTTGGTCGGGCCGACGGAATTCCTGCTGCTTAACGAGGTGCGCCAGCTCGATCCCGGTGGGTGGGACGATGCCTCCGTACCGAGACTCTGGCGATACAATCTACACTATTTTTCTGACCTAACGGCCATCGACAACGCCTTGCGGGCCGACTGGCACCAAAGCTTGCTGCGACGCTGGGTTGCCGAGAATGCGCCCGGCGTGGGGACTGGCTGGGAGCCTTACCCCACCTCGCTGCGCATCGTGAACTGGATCAAATGGGCCTTGACCGGGCATGCCCTTGATGCCGATGTCGAAGCCAGTCTCGCCATACAATTGGATTGGTTGACACGCCGTCTTGAGCACCACCTGCTGGGCAACCACCTCTTCTCGAATGCCAAGGCACTGGTGTATGGCGGCCTGTACTTTGAAGGACCTGATGCAGACCGCTGGCTGCGCATAGGGCTTGGCATCCTCCGCCGGGAATTAGCAGAACAGGTGCTGCCCGACGGGGGGCATTTCGAACGCAGCCCGATGTACCATGCCCTTGCCATCGAGGATGTGCTCGATCTGATCAATATTGACCAGGCCTTTGCCGATCGCGCAGGACTGGCGGCGCAGCTAAGGCCGACTGCACAGCGGATGCTCCGCTGGCTGCAGTCGATGTCGCATCCCGACGGCGAGATCGGCTTCTTCAATGACGCCGCTTTCGGTATTGCCCCATCGCTTGATGCGCTTAGCGCCTATGCCACGCGGCTCGGCTTGACGCTGCCGCGGGCCGAAGCCGCGCCACTGGTGCACCTAAGGGACAGCGGCTATCTCCGCGTTAGCTTTGGCGACTGCGTCGCTCTGATCGATGTTGCGCCTGTTGGGCCCGACTATCAGCCAGGCCATGCCCATGCCGACACCCTGAGCTTTGAGCTGTCGGTCGCCGGTCGTCGCGTCTTTGTCAATTCCGGTACCTCCGAATATGGTCTTTCCCCTGAGCGCCTGCGCCAGCGCGGTACGGCCGCCCACAACACACTGATCGTTGGCGCGCTCAATTCGTCCGATGTGTGGTCCGGCTTCCGTGTCGGCCGACGAGCCCATCCCACAGGGATGACACTGCATCAGGAAGCCGATCTTGTTCGGGTGGCCTGCTCTCATGACGGTTACCAGCCAACGCTCGGCCTAATCCATACCCGTACATGGACTTTCACACCGGGAAGACTGGTCATCCAGGACCAACTGTCTCGATCCGGTCCAACCTCTGAGGCCCGCTTTCACCTTCATCCAGACATCGCCGCCATAGCCCCCGAGCTTCTACCGCTGGCGTCCGGGAAGACGATGCACGTGTCGACCACGGGTGCGGACGCCATGACGCTCGCTGCATCCACCTGGCATCCCCGTTTTGGCCAGTCCATCCCATCAAAAGTGCTGGCCGTCCAGATTTCGGGCGGGACCGCCACAACGACATTTGCGTGGTGA
- a CDS encoding polysaccharide biosynthesis protein — protein sequence MAFDAVALSFALWAGFSMRYGSWTPPRTGEELLIIATAPIVAIPIFIRLGLYRAVIRYLPERAIWRILQATTLAALGWVLLVFLSEMAGRGLVPRSVPILYWAIATMLIGSSRFLAKKALWSTNASQIKFRPILIYGAGNSGAQLVNALRREGTQRIVGFIDDNRALHGRDVAGLRVFSPASLPNLISQYGIEEVILSAPNLSKDRRQEIVASVAGHGAKVRTIPAVSDLVDGKYLVSQVKEIDIDELLGRSSVPSDPELIRQMVEGKTILVTGAGGSIGSELCRLIVKWAPQRLVLFEANEFALYQIDRELRALHDPAIVPVLGSIVDSTAVRRAIQNHGVQIVFHAAAHKHVPLVEANALEGLRNNVFGTRTVVDTAFHLGVERFVLISSDKAVRPTNVMGATKRWAELIVQEKAIRADREKTGQLFCAVRFGNVLGSNGSVVPLFKEQIAHGGPVTLTDPQMTRYFMSIHEAAELIVQAGALSEGGGDVFLLDMGEPVLIRDLATNMINLAGFSVKTPGNPDGEIEIVVTGKRPGEKMYEELFYDDTNVSVTRQPKIMRSLQQDTTDRDVLDALAQLEHALLDENEVEARRILFNFIRQ from the coding sequence ATGGCTTTTGACGCCGTTGCGCTGAGTTTTGCGCTGTGGGCTGGCTTCTCAATGCGCTACGGCTCCTGGACGCCGCCTCGCACCGGCGAGGAACTCCTGATCATCGCCACCGCGCCGATTGTCGCGATCCCGATCTTCATTCGTCTGGGGCTTTATCGCGCGGTTATCCGCTATCTTCCCGAGCGGGCCATATGGCGCATCCTGCAAGCAACAACACTTGCCGCGCTTGGCTGGGTTCTTTTGGTATTCCTCTCGGAAATGGCTGGTCGCGGCCTCGTGCCGCGCTCGGTGCCCATTCTCTATTGGGCAATCGCGACCATGTTGATCGGCAGCAGCCGATTTCTCGCAAAGAAGGCGCTGTGGTCTACAAATGCCAGCCAGATCAAGTTCCGTCCAATCCTGATCTATGGTGCGGGCAATTCAGGTGCGCAGTTGGTCAATGCGCTGCGCCGAGAGGGCACGCAGCGCATTGTCGGCTTCATCGACGATAACCGCGCGCTCCACGGCCGCGATGTCGCTGGCTTGCGCGTGTTTTCGCCCGCCAGCTTACCCAACCTGATCAGCCAGTATGGAATCGAGGAAGTCATCCTTTCAGCGCCCAACCTGAGCAAGGATCGGCGCCAAGAGATTGTGGCCAGCGTTGCCGGACACGGTGCGAAAGTACGGACTATTCCTGCGGTATCGGACCTGGTGGACGGGAAATACCTCGTCAGTCAAGTCAAAGAAATTGACATCGACGAACTGCTGGGTCGCTCCTCGGTACCATCGGACCCCGAGCTTATTCGCCAGATGGTTGAGGGGAAGACGATCCTTGTAACCGGTGCTGGAGGCTCAATCGGCTCAGAGCTGTGCCGACTGATCGTCAAGTGGGCGCCACAGCGACTAGTGCTGTTCGAGGCCAATGAGTTCGCACTCTACCAAATCGACCGCGAGCTTCGAGCGCTGCACGACCCCGCGATCGTGCCCGTTCTTGGCTCGATCGTGGACTCAACAGCAGTACGTCGCGCGATCCAAAATCACGGCGTGCAAATCGTTTTCCACGCCGCTGCCCACAAGCACGTACCGCTGGTGGAAGCTAATGCCCTGGAAGGTTTGCGAAATAACGTATTTGGCACCAGGACGGTGGTGGATACGGCCTTCCACCTAGGCGTTGAGCGCTTTGTGCTGATCTCGTCCGACAAGGCTGTGCGGCCGACCAACGTGATGGGTGCAACCAAGCGCTGGGCCGAGCTGATCGTGCAGGAAAAGGCTATTCGGGCCGATCGGGAGAAGACGGGACAGCTTTTTTGCGCAGTTAGGTTCGGCAACGTGTTGGGCTCCAATGGCTCAGTGGTTCCACTGTTCAAGGAACAGATCGCTCATGGTGGACCGGTGACGCTGACTGATCCGCAGATGACACGCTATTTCATGTCCATCCACGAGGCAGCCGAACTCATCGTGCAAGCCGGCGCACTTTCCGAAGGCGGCGGCGATGTGTTTCTGCTGGATATGGGCGAGCCGGTGCTGATCCGCGACTTGGCCACAAACATGATTAACTTGGCGGGCTTTTCGGTAAAAACGCCGGGCAATCCCGATGGAGAAATCGAAATCGTAGTCACCGGCAAACGCCCGGGCGAGAAGATGTATGAAGAGCTGTTCTACGATGACACGAATGTCTCGGTGACGCGCCAACCCAAGATCATGCGCTCGCTGCAGCAGGATACGACTGACCGGGACGTTCTGGACGCGCTGGCTCAACTCGAGCACGCCCTGCTGGACGAGAACGAAGTCGAGGCCCGCCGCATCTTGTTCAATTTCATCCGGCAGTGA
- a CDS encoding glycosyltransferase family 4 protein, which produces MKILVLSFYYTPDLSAGSFRMSALVDSLLDQLPPGAEIEIITTLPNRYISFSNDALQHERSGVVEIHRVALPAHKSGMVDQAKAFLSYAKGVMRLTRHKRYDLVYGTSSRLMTAALAALVSRLKRVPLYLDIRDIFVDTIKDVLPGRIARPLSPVFSLLEQWTVRRASKVNLVSEGFSGYFTARYPRSAFSYFTNGIDREFLNIPHSADVAPKPVATVLYAGNIGEGQGLHLVVPELARRLHGSHRFLIIGDGGRLALLREEVARLGVSNVDILPPVRRLQLIEAYRQADILFLHLNDHDAFKKVLPSKLFEYGATDKPIWAGLAGFSRSFCEQKLPNSAVFEPCNVDDAIAALQRISLASTPRPSFIAAYSRKAIMDQMATDVLATLARHSSV; this is translated from the coding sequence ATGAAGATACTCGTACTCAGCTTCTACTACACGCCCGATCTTTCCGCTGGCTCGTTTCGAATGTCGGCGCTGGTGGACTCGCTGCTCGATCAGCTGCCGCCTGGTGCAGAAATCGAGATCATCACGACGCTGCCCAACCGGTATATCAGCTTTTCCAACGACGCGCTCCAGCATGAGCGCAGCGGGGTGGTGGAGATCCATCGTGTAGCGCTACCCGCTCACAAAAGTGGCATGGTTGACCAGGCCAAAGCCTTCCTCAGTTATGCAAAAGGGGTCATGAGGCTCACCCGTCACAAGCGCTATGATTTGGTCTATGGCACCTCCTCGCGACTCATGACGGCGGCGCTGGCGGCGCTCGTGAGCCGGCTCAAGCGCGTCCCACTTTACCTCGATATTCGGGACATCTTTGTCGACACGATCAAGGACGTGCTACCAGGCCGTATCGCCAGACCGCTGAGCCCGGTCTTTTCGCTGCTGGAGCAGTGGACTGTGCGCCGTGCGAGCAAGGTCAACCTCGTGTCGGAGGGCTTCTCAGGCTATTTCACCGCACGATACCCCCGCAGCGCCTTTTCCTATTTCACTAATGGAATTGACCGGGAATTTCTGAATATCCCCCATTCAGCGGACGTTGCTCCCAAGCCGGTCGCGACAGTGCTCTACGCCGGCAACATAGGAGAAGGGCAGGGGCTGCACCTTGTGGTGCCAGAACTCGCGCGCCGCCTACATGGCTCCCATCGCTTCTTGATCATCGGCGATGGAGGGCGCCTGGCGTTGCTCCGGGAGGAGGTGGCGCGACTCGGCGTGAGCAATGTCGATATATTGCCGCCAGTACGCCGCCTGCAGTTGATCGAGGCCTATCGCCAAGCTGACATCCTGTTCCTGCATCTCAACGACCACGACGCCTTCAAGAAGGTTCTGCCCTCAAAACTGTTCGAGTACGGGGCGACCGACAAACCCATCTGGGCTGGCCTGGCAGGCTTCTCCCGCAGTTTTTGCGAGCAGAAATTGCCGAACTCAGCGGTCTTCGAGCCCTGCAACGTTGACGATGCCATTGCTGCCCTTCAACGCATCTCGCTCGCTTCCACTCCTCGCCCATCCTTCATTGCCGCGTACAGCCGCAAGGCAATTATGGATCAAATGGCGACGGACGTGCTGGCAACGCTGGCCCGGCACTCATCCGTTTAA